A genomic segment from Agrobacterium vitis encodes:
- the urtC gene encoding urea ABC transporter permease subunit UrtC translates to MITAFLLRSLDAKILVAIAILIALAILVPILSLATAPDSALHIPTYLVALFGKYLTYAMLALALDLVWGFCGILSLGHGAFFALGGYAMGMYLMRQIGPRGTYGDPILPDFMVFLNWKELPWFWHGFDMFWFAALMVLVAPGLLAFVFGWFAFRSRVNGVYLSIITQAMTYALLLAFFRNDMGFGGNNGLTDFKDILGFNIQADGTRAALFSLSALFLAGSLLLVSAIVRSKYGKVLVGIRDAESRTRFLGYRVENMKLFAFVVSAMMAGVAGALYVPQVGIINPGEFSPANSIEVVIWTAVGGRATLIGPIIGAVLVNGGKTVFTGLFPNAWLFALGGLFVAVTLFLPKGIVGTVTQSLLRRRQDKAVTEAEALNRKPQAAE, encoded by the coding sequence ATGATCACGGCATTTCTTCTGCGCTCGCTGGACGCCAAGATCCTCGTCGCCATCGCCATTCTCATCGCGCTCGCCATTCTGGTGCCGATCCTCAGCCTTGCCACCGCGCCCGACAGCGCGCTGCATATACCGACCTATCTGGTGGCGCTGTTTGGTAAATACCTGACCTATGCCATGCTGGCCTTGGCGCTCGATCTGGTCTGGGGCTTTTGCGGCATTCTTTCGCTTGGCCATGGGGCGTTTTTCGCGCTCGGCGGCTATGCGATGGGCATGTATCTGATGCGCCAGATCGGCCCGCGCGGCACCTATGGCGATCCTATCCTGCCCGACTTCATGGTGTTTCTGAACTGGAAGGAACTGCCCTGGTTCTGGCACGGCTTCGACATGTTCTGGTTTGCCGCGCTGATGGTGCTGGTGGCGCCCGGCTTGCTCGCCTTCGTATTCGGCTGGTTTGCGTTTCGCTCGCGTGTCAACGGCGTCTATCTGTCGATCATCACCCAGGCGATGACCTATGCGCTGCTGCTGGCCTTCTTCCGCAATGACATGGGCTTTGGCGGCAATAACGGCCTCACTGACTTCAAGGATATTCTCGGCTTCAACATCCAGGCCGATGGCACCCGTGCGGCGCTGTTTTCGCTCTCGGCGCTGTTTCTGGCGGGCTCGCTGCTGCTGGTGTCTGCCATCGTGCGCTCCAAATACGGCAAGGTGTTGGTTGGCATCCGCGATGCGGAAAGCCGCACCCGCTTTCTCGGCTACCGGGTGGAAAACATGAAGCTGTTTGCCTTTGTCGTCTCGGCGATGATGGCGGGCGTGGCGGGTGCGCTCTATGTGCCGCAGGTCGGCATCATCAATCCGGGCGAGTTTTCACCGGCCAATTCCATCGAGGTGGTGATCTGGACCGCTGTTGGCGGGCGCGCCACGCTGATCGGCCCGATCATTGGCGCGGTGCTGGTCAATGGCGGCAAGACGGTGTTTACCGGCCTGTTTCCCAATGCCTGGCTGTTTGCGCTGGGCGGGCTGTTCGTGGCTGTCACGCTGTTTCTGCCCAAGGGCATTGTCGGCACAGTCACCCAAAGCCTTCTGCGGCGCAGGCAGGACAAGGCTGTGACGGAGGCCGAGGCATTGAACCGCAAACCTCAGGCGGCGGAGTGA
- the urtB gene encoding urea ABC transporter permease subunit UrtB encodes MVALTLSARAEEDPASLIKALGTANFTDAEKIVGDLGRTGDLKVVPALEALSGGDLYLRKADGNVFIAKPAGSQLTLVDPLSGAEVGKEAKGGLVKIKINNGLRRAIRAAQGGLTLLSPDRTVRLAAADALLKAPSEDNLELLDTALAKEQDGAVKTLLAQARAVSVITSNHSLEEKRAAIALIRAVGGQDAISILGNAAPTVDPALKGDIDAAISKIQSDVALWNTAQNITYGISLGSVLLLAAIGLAITFGVMGIINMAHGEMVMLGAYSTFIVQQAIRANAPELFDWSLAIALPVAFAVTGIFGLVIERCVIRFLYGRPLETLLATWGISLMLQQLVRTLFGPTNQEVANPSWMSGSFGLGGLTITWNRLWILVFSLSVFFALLMLLKRSAFGLQMRAVTQNRRMASSMGIRTPWVDAFTFALGSGIAGMAGVALSQIDNVSPNLGQTYIIDSFMVVVFGGVGNLWGTLVGAFSLGIVNKFLEPYAGAVLGKILVLVLIILFIQKRPRGLFALKGRAVEA; translated from the coding sequence ATGGTGGCCTTGACCCTTTCGGCACGCGCTGAGGAAGACCCCGCTAGCCTGATCAAGGCGCTGGGTACGGCCAATTTCACCGATGCCGAAAAGATCGTCGGCGATCTCGGACGCACGGGTGATCTCAAAGTGGTTCCGGCCCTGGAAGCCCTCAGCGGTGGTGATCTCTATCTACGCAAGGCCGATGGCAATGTGTTCATCGCCAAGCCCGCCGGTAGCCAGCTGACGTTGGTCGATCCCTTGAGCGGTGCCGAAGTTGGCAAGGAAGCCAAGGGCGGGCTGGTGAAGATCAAGATCAACAATGGTTTGCGTCGCGCCATCCGGGCTGCGCAAGGCGGGCTGACCTTGCTCAGCCCTGACCGCACGGTGCGGCTTGCCGCTGCCGATGCGCTGTTGAAGGCGCCCTCGGAAGACAATCTCGAATTGCTCGACACTGCCCTTGCCAAGGAGCAGGATGGCGCGGTGAAAACGCTGCTGGCTCAGGCCCGCGCCGTTTCGGTCATCACCTCCAACCATTCGCTTGAGGAAAAACGTGCCGCCATTGCGCTTATTCGCGCGGTGGGCGGCCAGGATGCGATTTCCATTCTCGGCAATGCCGCGCCGACAGTCGATCCGGCCCTGAAGGGCGATATCGATGCGGCGATTTCCAAGATCCAGAGCGATGTGGCGCTGTGGAATACCGCGCAGAACATCACCTATGGCATCTCGCTCGGCTCGGTGCTGCTGCTGGCGGCCATTGGTCTGGCCATCACCTTTGGCGTCATGGGCATCATCAATATGGCGCATGGCGAAATGGTCATGCTCGGCGCCTATTCCACCTTCATCGTCCAGCAGGCGATAAGAGCGAACGCGCCTGAGCTGTTTGACTGGTCGCTGGCCATTGCCCTGCCGGTCGCCTTCGCCGTCACCGGCATCTTCGGCCTGGTGATCGAGCGCTGCGTCATCCGCTTTCTCTATGGTCGTCCGCTGGAAACGCTGCTGGCCACCTGGGGCATTTCGCTGATGTTGCAGCAGTTGGTGCGCACGCTGTTTGGCCCGACCAATCAGGAAGTCGCCAATCCGTCGTGGATGTCCGGTTCGTTCGGGCTTGGCGGCTTGACCATCACCTGGAACCGGCTGTGGATTCTGGTGTTTTCGCTGTCGGTATTCTTCGCGCTGCTGATGCTGTTGAAGCGCTCCGCCTTTGGCTTGCAGATGCGCGCCGTCACCCAAAACCGCCGCATGGCGTCTTCGATGGGCATTCGCACACCCTGGGTCGATGCCTTCACATTTGCCTTGGGCTCAGGCATTGCCGGAATGGCGGGCGTGGCGCTGTCCCAGATCGACAATGTTTCGCCCAATCTCGGCCAGACCTATATTATCGACAGTTTCATGGTCGTGGTGTTCGGCGGGGTCGGTAATCTCTGGGGTACGCTGGTCGGGGCGTTTTCGCTCGGGATCGTCAACAAGTTCCTTGAGCCCTATGCCGGTGCGGTGCTGGGCAAGATCCTGGTTCTGGTTCTCATCATCCTGTTCATCCAGAAGCGGCCCCGCGGTCTCTTCGCACTCAAGGGAAGGGCGGTGGAAGCATGA
- the urtA gene encoding urea ABC transporter substrate-binding protein, with amino-acid sequence MNFKSKLASALVGAMLSTTAFHGAFAAEDTIKVGILHSLSGTMAISETTLKDAMLMLIDEQNKKGGVLGKKLEPVVVDPASNWPLFAEKARELISKDKVSAVFGCWTSVSRKSVLPVFKELDSVLFYPVQFEGEESERNVFYTGAAPNQQAIPAVDYLMENEGVQRWVLEGTDYVYPRTTNKILEAYLLSKGVKKEDIMVNYTPFGFSDWQTEVAAIKKFGSAGKKAAVISTVNGDANVPFYKELGNQGVKAEDIPVMAFSVGEEELAGIDTKPLVGHLAAWNYFESVDTPINAEFIKTWHAFTKNDKRVTNDPMEAAYIGFNMWVKAVEKAGSAEPDKVIDALVGVSVPNLTGGYATMMPSHYITKPVLIGEVQENGQFDIVSQTPEVVGDEWSDFLPDSKDLIADWRLPMNCGNFNVKSGKCGGKGS; translated from the coding sequence ATGAACTTCAAGTCCAAACTGGCGAGCGCACTTGTCGGTGCCATGCTGTCCACCACCGCCTTCCACGGTGCGTTTGCCGCCGAAGACACGATCAAGGTCGGCATTCTGCATTCTCTCTCCGGCACGATGGCGATTTCGGAAACGACGCTGAAGGACGCCATGTTGATGCTCATCGACGAGCAGAACAAGAAGGGCGGTGTTCTCGGCAAGAAGCTGGAGCCCGTCGTGGTCGATCCGGCCTCCAACTGGCCGCTGTTTGCTGAAAAGGCCCGCGAGCTGATTTCCAAGGACAAGGTTTCGGCGGTGTTCGGTTGCTGGACCTCGGTGTCGCGCAAGTCGGTTCTGCCCGTGTTCAAGGAGCTGGATTCGGTGCTGTTCTACCCCGTGCAGTTCGAGGGTGAAGAAAGCGAGCGCAACGTATTCTATACCGGTGCTGCGCCCAACCAGCAGGCCATTCCCGCCGTCGATTACCTGATGGAAAACGAAGGCGTGCAGCGCTGGGTGCTTGAGGGCACCGACTATGTCTATCCGCGCACGACCAACAAGATTCTCGAAGCCTATCTTCTGTCCAAGGGCGTGAAGAAGGAAGACATCATGGTCAACTACACGCCCTTCGGCTTCTCCGACTGGCAGACCGAAGTCGCCGCCATCAAGAAATTCGGCTCGGCCGGCAAGAAAGCCGCTGTTATCTCGACCGTCAATGGCGATGCCAACGTGCCGTTCTACAAGGAGCTTGGCAACCAGGGCGTCAAGGCGGAAGACATTCCGGTCATGGCCTTCTCGGTTGGCGAAGAAGAACTGGCCGGTATCGACACCAAGCCGCTGGTTGGCCATCTCGCCGCCTGGAACTACTTCGAATCCGTCGATACGCCCATCAATGCCGAATTCATCAAGACCTGGCATGCCTTTACCAAGAACGACAAGCGTGTGACCAACGACCCGATGGAAGCCGCCTATATCGGCTTCAACATGTGGGTGAAGGCCGTCGAAAAGGCAGGCTCTGCCGAACCCGACAAGGTCATCGACGCGCTGGTCGGCGTTTCCGTACCGAACCTCACCGGCGGCTATGCCACGATGATGCCGAGCCATTACATCACCAAGCCGGTATTGATTGGCGAAGTCCAGGAAAATGGCCAGTTCGACATCGTCTCCCAGACACCGGAAGTGGTGGGCGATGAATGGTCGGATTTCCTCCCCGACAGCAAGGACCTGATCGCCGATTGGCGCCTGCCGATGAACTGCGGCAATTTCAACGTCAAGTCCGGCAAGTGCGGCGGCAAGGGCTCGTAA
- a CDS encoding biliverdin-producing heme oxygenase, whose product MPFSPRRRLLKEATADAHAELDAVIGDFSSPAAYRAYLLGMARFRLPLEEMIVQQAPEAPFVSWPGTWKPVMIGNGLRADLQTLELEDERWQATVPQPEEAEDWLGLFYVLEGSALGAKLLAKRASLLGYGPTHGGAHLFAQAGNFSSWPTFLHLMEELRDLDEGKLVAFANATFAYAYAAFESPMHASADR is encoded by the coding sequence ATGCCTTTTTCACCCCGGCGACGGCTTCTGAAGGAAGCGACCGCCGATGCTCACGCCGAGCTCGATGCGGTCATTGGCGATTTTTCCTCTCCTGCCGCCTACCGCGCCTATTTGCTCGGAATGGCTCGTTTCCGGCTGCCGTTGGAAGAGATGATTGTCCAACAGGCCCCCGAGGCACCCTTTGTCAGCTGGCCAGGCACCTGGAAGCCTGTCATGATCGGCAACGGGCTGCGCGCCGACCTGCAGACGCTTGAGTTGGAGGACGAGCGCTGGCAGGCGACGGTTCCCCAGCCGGAAGAGGCTGAAGACTGGCTTGGCCTGTTCTATGTGCTGGAAGGCTCGGCGCTTGGCGCAAAGCTTCTGGCGAAACGGGCCTCCCTGCTTGGGTACGGCCCCACCCATGGCGGGGCGCATCTTTTTGCCCAGGCCGGGAACTTTTCGAGCTGGCCCACGTTCTTACATCTTATGGAGGAGCTGCGGGATCTCGATGAAGGGAAGCTCGTGGCCTTTGCCAATGCAACCTTCGCTTATGCCTACGCTGCCTTCGAAAGCCCCATGCATGCCTCCGCAGACCGTTGA
- a CDS encoding HWE histidine kinase domain-containing protein, which produces MPPQTVDLTNCDREPIHIPGSIQPHGCLLACDAEMAKVLRHSANVGDMLGLEGPLNGLDVHTLLGDAATHDLRNALATAPSASRPALIPNLRLRPTHGLGKEQLFDVSVHRQRATVIIEFEPAHDGRDPLQLAREMIGRIKDVDDMDKLIRTSARLVRAVLGYDRVMIYRFDNDGSGKVVSEAKSMELESFLGQYFPASDIPQQARKLYVQNSIRVISGASGHKVAIEPELDASGEPLDLSFAHLRSVSPIHLEYLRNMGVGASMSISILLNGELWGLIACHHYREKTLSMAQRVAAELFGEFFSLTLLALKQKHKLDLATGTRQSLDRFLHLASHHENLEALFGECLPEFSSLVPCDGAGLWMNGTWTALGTCPPPTEIEPLIRFVSSVADGQTWASHALSQFLPRAESYYKTVSGVMVVPLSEIPRDYLVFFRKERLQTLNWAGNPDKSYEIGPLGDRLTPRKSFAIWKEAVTKQSDHWSENDREIAEAIRAVTVKVVLRHNELMQEERNKADIRQRVLNEELNHRVKNILAVIKSLIGVPTRPEHQLRDYVTSLKGRVHALSHAHDQVIRGSGSGNLSELLQAELGPYRTEGTTLSLGGPMVVLDSRAYAVTALVIHELATNAAKYGALSRVGGTLDLTWRWTGEGDCEILWTESGGPTVTAPTRRGFGSALIDRSIPYDLGGKSTVNYNPHGLNAYLLLPARFLSGFGHEPETTHAPPSETETRSMANIDKTLPILLVEDQMLIAMDAEMMLGDAGFTTVMTAGSVPEALAQIKVTAPAVAVLDINLGNHTSVPVAQELHQRGIPFLFATGYAERSIIPEAFGDVTIINKPYDGEALADAVMSLLRQPDATTG; this is translated from the coding sequence ATGCCTCCGCAGACCGTTGATCTCACCAATTGCGACCGCGAACCTATCCATATTCCCGGCAGCATCCAGCCGCATGGCTGCCTGCTGGCCTGCGACGCGGAAATGGCCAAGGTTCTGCGCCATTCTGCCAATGTAGGTGACATGTTGGGGCTGGAGGGGCCGCTGAACGGCCTGGATGTCCACACGCTTCTGGGCGATGCTGCCACCCACGACCTGCGCAACGCGCTGGCGACGGCGCCTTCGGCCTCCCGGCCGGCGCTCATTCCCAATTTGCGTCTTCGCCCCACTCATGGCCTTGGAAAAGAACAGCTTTTCGACGTCAGCGTGCATCGCCAGCGCGCCACGGTCATCATCGAGTTCGAACCGGCCCATGACGGGCGCGATCCCTTGCAATTGGCCAGAGAAATGATCGGCCGGATCAAGGATGTCGACGACATGGACAAGCTGATCCGCACCTCCGCAAGGCTGGTGCGGGCGGTGCTCGGCTATGACAGGGTAATGATCTACCGCTTTGACAATGACGGCTCCGGCAAGGTGGTGAGCGAGGCCAAGTCGATGGAGCTGGAAAGCTTCCTTGGCCAGTATTTCCCTGCATCCGACATTCCCCAGCAGGCCCGCAAGCTCTATGTGCAAAATTCCATCCGGGTGATTTCCGGTGCAAGCGGCCACAAGGTGGCGATCGAGCCGGAACTGGATGCATCCGGTGAGCCGCTCGACCTGTCCTTTGCGCATTTGCGCAGTGTTTCGCCCATTCATCTGGAATATCTGCGCAATATGGGCGTCGGCGCGTCCATGTCGATCTCGATCCTGTTGAATGGCGAGCTTTGGGGCCTGATCGCCTGTCACCATTACCGCGAAAAGACCCTGTCGATGGCGCAACGGGTCGCCGCTGAATTGTTCGGCGAGTTTTTCTCCCTGACATTGCTTGCCCTTAAACAGAAACATAAGCTTGACCTGGCCACGGGCACACGCCAATCGCTGGACCGCTTCCTGCACCTTGCTTCCCACCACGAAAATCTTGAGGCGCTGTTTGGCGAATGCCTGCCGGAATTCAGCAGCCTCGTGCCCTGCGATGGCGCTGGCCTTTGGATGAACGGGACCTGGACGGCACTTGGCACCTGTCCGCCGCCTACCGAAATCGAACCGCTGATACGCTTCGTCAGCAGCGTTGCAGACGGACAGACCTGGGCCAGCCATGCCTTGTCCCAATTTCTGCCCAGAGCTGAAAGTTATTATAAGACAGTCTCCGGCGTCATGGTCGTGCCGCTCTCGGAAATACCCCGTGATTACCTGGTGTTTTTCCGCAAGGAACGGTTGCAAACGCTCAATTGGGCGGGCAATCCCGATAAATCCTATGAGATCGGACCGCTGGGCGACCGGCTGACGCCACGCAAGAGCTTCGCCATCTGGAAGGAAGCCGTCACAAAGCAATCGGACCATTGGAGCGAAAACGACAGGGAAATTGCGGAAGCCATTCGCGCCGTCACCGTCAAGGTAGTGCTCCGGCACAATGAGTTGATGCAGGAAGAGCGCAACAAGGCCGACATCCGTCAGCGCGTGCTGAATGAAGAATTGAACCACCGGGTCAAGAATATCCTGGCGGTGATCAAGTCGCTGATCGGTGTTCCCACCCGGCCAGAACACCAGTTGAGGGATTATGTCACCTCGCTGAAGGGCCGTGTCCACGCCCTGTCCCATGCCCATGACCAGGTGATCCGCGGCAGCGGCAGCGGCAATCTGAGCGAGTTGCTACAGGCCGAGCTTGGTCCTTACCGCACCGAGGGCACCACACTCTCGCTTGGTGGCCCGATGGTCGTGCTCGATAGCCGCGCCTATGCGGTCACGGCCCTGGTTATCCACGAGCTTGCCACCAATGCGGCGAAATACGGAGCACTTTCGCGCGTCGGTGGCACGCTTGACTTGACTTGGCGCTGGACGGGAGAGGGAGATTGTGAAATTCTCTGGACGGAAAGTGGCGGGCCAACGGTGACCGCGCCGACACGCCGGGGCTTTGGCTCCGCCTTGATAGACCGTAGCATTCCCTATGATCTCGGTGGTAAGAGCACCGTGAATTATAATCCACACGGCCTGAATGCGTATCTTTTGCTTCCTGCCCGTTTCCTGTCCGGTTTCGGACACGAGCCGGAAACCACACATGCCCCGCCCTCCGAGACAGAGACCCGATCCATGGCCAATATCGACAAAACCCTGCCGATCCTGCTGGTTGAAGACCAGATGCTGATTGCGATGGATGCCGAAATGATGCTGGGTGATGCCGGTTTCACCACGGTCATGACAGCAGGCTCCGTGCCGGAAGCCCTGGCGCAAATCAAGGTCACAGCCCCTGCCGTGGCCGTGCTCGACATCAACCTTGGCAATCATACCTCGGTGCCGGTGGCCCAGGAGCTGCACCAGCGGGGCATTCCCTTTCTGTTTGCCACCGGCTATGCCGAGCGGTCGATCATTCCGGAAGCCTTCGGCGACGTCACCATCATCAACAAACCCTATGACGGCGAGGCGCTGGCCGATGCGGTGATGAGCCTGTTGCGCCAACCGGATGCCACCACGGGCTAA